A genomic region of Sulfobacillus acidophilus DSM 10332 contains the following coding sequences:
- a CDS encoding regulatory protein ArsR (PFAM: Bacterial regulatory protein, arsR family~InterPro IPR001845~KEGG: nda:Ndas_5019 transcriptional regulator, ArsR family~PFAM: HTH transcriptional regulator, ArsR~SMART: HTH transcriptional regulator, ArsR~SPTR: Regulatory protein ArsR), with translation MDDIQRQLRVLAHPLRLQVLNALENHRRATGKQLADMLQVPPARLHHHLKMLERANLIYIDEEVPRGGVVEKYYRLRNTPIRPPRQLFEHPDPGIRAAAWQTAVLELPTLFHSALQRLAHLSEGVDNPVSGEIAAWDTWDLTREQAERIALLLEAAWYEISQVVTVPTDPGMHRFRFSVFVGTFLRESDSGTDRIENS, from the coding sequence TTGGATGACATCCAGCGTCAATTGCGGGTTCTCGCCCATCCCTTACGCCTGCAAGTACTGAATGCATTAGAGAATCACCGACGGGCGACGGGCAAACAACTTGCCGATATGTTACAGGTACCTCCGGCCCGTCTGCACCACCATCTCAAAATGCTTGAACGGGCGAACTTAATTTATATCGATGAAGAAGTCCCGCGCGGTGGAGTTGTCGAAAAGTATTATCGTTTGCGCAACACGCCGATTCGGCCGCCGCGACAACTCTTTGAACATCCCGACCCTGGAATTCGTGCGGCGGCCTGGCAAACGGCGGTTTTGGAGCTGCCGACACTGTTTCACAGCGCGTTACAGCGCCTCGCTCATCTGTCTGAAGGAGTCGACAATCCCGTGAGCGGAGAGATCGCGGCGTGGGACACATGGGACTTGACACGGGAGCAGGCCGAACGCATTGCATTACTCCTCGAAGCAGCATGGTATGAAATCTCACAAGTAGTCACGGTACCGACAGACCCTGGAATGCATCGATTCCGCTTCTCTGTGTTTGTCGGCACATTTTTGCGGGAATCCGATAGTGGAACCGATAGAATAGAAAACTCATAG